The genomic stretch CGATCTCCCTTGATCTCTTTAAGACCATTTTCATTCACGAGATAAAGAGGATTATTCGCTCCGGCAAAGGACAGCACGCGCTTCTTCTTATCCCAGGCACAAAGTGCGATGTCCATGCCGTCCCTCACTTCATCTTCACTGCGCGCGAAAGTGTCGATCACCAGGTCGGTGACTTTATCCAGGACCTGTCCCGGATCGGTCATCCCGAATTCACGGACCGCCCGGTTCAATGCATTGTTGCATACCACGCTCACCATGGCTCCGGGCACCCCATGGCCCGTACAATCTGCAGCGGCAAAAAGAAGATGATCACCGGACTCCTCCACCCAATAAAAATCCCCGGCCACGATATCTTTTGGCAGGTACATCACAAAACTTTGCGGAAGCAATGCGCGCATCTGCTTTGAAGGCGGGAGAATGGCCTGCTGGATTCTCCTGGCATAAGCAATGGAGTCAAGTATCTCCTTGTTCTTGAATTCGATCTCCGATTTCTGACTGGCGATCTCGCTGGTGCGTTCCCTTACCTGTTCTTCGAGCCGGATATTCTGCTGACTTTTCAAAGCGTTCATCTCTTCCAGACGTTGCACCGCCTCATCCTTGAACATCTTGAATTTATCCACAATGGCAAAAGACAACAGCACGACTTCGATGGATGAACCGATCTGCAGACTGTAATCGGTGAGGAAGTGACTCGGTGCCGCCCCGAAATTCCTGAGGATAAATGCGAATACGGAAATGATCAGCGCGATGAATGCAATCAGGAAGAACCGGGCCGCCTTGAACTTTCTTCTCACAGCCACGATGGCGGTAGGGATGATGGCAATATTGAGCAGGAAAGTGAGGATGTTGATGGCAAGGATGGATGCCTGGTATGCCGCCTGAACATTAACACAAGCCAGCAATGCATTCAGTAAAACCAGCACACCTACCCACCTGAAGAAGCGGTCCGCACCTGGCATGACCGAGGCAGTATTCAGGAACCATTGTGTAAACCGGATCAGGAAGAATACGGTCAGAGATGCCAGGAACGGCAAAGAATGATTGGCCACATAGGGATGATCGGGCCACAGGTATTGAAAACCATGACCACCCAGTCCCATTTGCAGAAAGACCAGTCCCAGCAGGTAAAGCAGATAGTACAGATTGGCCCGCTCCCGGATGATCAGGTAGATGAACAGGTTGAGCAGAAATACAAAAAACACGATCCCATAGTAGATCCCGAAAATGTACTGTTCATCATAATCACGTTTGGCGACTGATGTTTTGGTCCACAGTGCCATGGGCAAATAAAACTGGTCCCCGTGGTTATCGATACGCAGCAGAATATCCGTCGGACTCCAGATGCTGAATTGATAAAAGCGGTGATCAACCGGGCGGTGACTGAAGGGGAAATAATCCCCGGTGCTTTCCATCAACACAGGCTTCCCTTTATAAAACTCGTAGCGTTCCACCAGATCCAGGTTCGGGTTCTTTAATTCAAGGATAAGTTCACGTGGTGTCCGGGAGGTGACCCGGATGCGTATCCAAACCGCACCGTCATAAAAACCAAAATTGGGAATGGTCTTTTCATAGGGTTTGAAATCACCCCAGGGAAGACTGTCGGCGGTGAATTTCCGATCTTCATCCATCAGATAGCGGATATCCTTGCCTTCAACTGCACGGGAAGTGAACGCCCCGGAAATATTGATCCCCCAACCTGTTATAGGCAGGAGAAAGAAGAGAAGCAAAGGCCTTATGATGGATTTGACGGACACAATGAAACAAGTCATGTCTAAGATATAGACAATTGTGAAAATACAACGGTAGGAAATCCATTACCCTGCCTGGCATAAATTCGGATTCATCCCCAATCAGGCAAATGCATAATCTGGGTTCAACTTTATTACCTTTGCCCGGATGAAACCGATCAGGGTCTTATTTGTGATCTGTGCATTGCTGGTGATTCAGCCCGTCTCGGCAGCCACATGGCCTTCCGATAGCATTGTTGCGCAGGATACCGTGCGTGTGAACTACATCCGGTTCGGCGGCGTGTGTGTGGCTGCAGCATCTACCCTTGGTGCATCGTATATCCATCTCCAAAACACGTGGTGGAAAGAAACGCAGCAGGGCTTCCATTTTGATACCGGAGCTGACCTGAAGTACGCGGTGAATCTGGATAAGTTCGGACACTTTTTCGGAGGTGTTATTGCTTCGGATATCTACAGTCGCTCATTGAAATGGTGTCATTTTTCCGAACGCAAGTGTTTGTGGTACGGCGCGGGTTTCGGCGTATTTGTGCAAATGGCCATAGAAGTGAAGGATGCCTTTGCGCCTCGCTGGGGGTTCAGTTACTGGGATGTGATCAGCGGTAGTGTGGGAAGCCTCTACCCGGTGGGACAACACTACTTTCCATTCCTGGCAGCCACACAACCGAAGTTGAGTTATTACAAACGTACCAACCGTTACTTTGACACCGTAAATCCCCATGCACGGAAAAATGCGTGGAACGATGATTACATCAACCAGACCTATTGGTTGTCTTTCCGACTGAAGGACTACTTCGGGGAAGACCGCATGAAGTGGTGGCCGGCGTTTCTGGGCATTGCTGCCGGCGTGGGGGTAGATGAAGAAGTGGATGGCAAGGGAGCCGGAAATATAGAAACGTATCTGGCGCTCGACTACGACCTGCCTTCCCTGTTCCCGAAAGAACGAAAAGTATGGCGTACCATCGCGCATTTTGTAAACTATATTAAGCTACCCGCACCAACCCTCCGTTTCACTCCGGAATTCAAAGCTTATGGTGCTTTCATGTAGTCAGGTATGAGAACATTTGCTATCCATATACTGTGTTTGATGCTGCTGGTTCCTGCCATACTGAAGGCCGACGTAGGTGAAACACATGACCTGAATATTCAGAGAAAGGCCCTTATGGATAAAATAGAAAGGGTGAAGATTGGTGGATATCCGGATTCTCTTATGCTTTTGCAAGCCGAAATCATCCATATTGATGAATTGCTTCTCGCCAGCATGAACGAGACATTGGAGAGAGAGCGGGCATTTGCTTCGAAGGACCGGAAATTATTGAAAGGACACCGCATCATGAGCGGTTTTTTCATCGGCCTCTTTCTGATCAGCCTGGCCATTCTTCTTATCACCCATAAAAGAATGCGCATGGAAGAAAAGCCGGTGAACTTTTATGGCCGCCTGCTGACGGATGCACGAAATTTCTTTTTACATCCTCTTCGCCTGACGAAGAACGGCCGCCAGGATATGTCCGGGGTATTGGTCCTGTTCAGCTTGCTGGCCATGGTCCTTTCGCTGATACTTCAATTGCTCTGGGTGCTGTAAAAAAAGAGCAATGGTAAAGGCCGTGATGCCATTGTTCTTCAAATCACCAGCTACCTCCTGCACCGCCGCCGCCGAAACCACCACCACCGAAACCGCCGAAGCCACCGCCTCCTCCGCCAAAGCCGCTTCCACCACCGAAGCCGCCACCGCTATGTCTACCCGATGAATTCAACAACCAGAAGGCCGTCCAAAAAGGGATATCATTTATCCTTGAATAATGTCGTGCACGCCAAATACTGCCTACAGAGCTAAGCAGTATTACCATAAAAATACCCAGAAAGCCGAAGATGAGTTCACGTTTGTCCAGCCAACTTTTTTGTTTCCTGTTACCATACTGAGCTGCCGTAATCTCTCCCGCAGCCAGTTGCTTTAGCACTTCTACACCATCTACAATCCCTCCATAATAGTCTTCTGCTTTAAACTTTGGGATCATCGTTCTTTCAATGATACGCTTGCAGATGGCATCGGGAATGGCACCTTCCAGTCCATAGCCCGTAGCGATGAACATCTTTCGTTCCCGCGGACTCACCAGCACCACAATGCCGTTGTCGAACTCCTTTTGTCCCACGCCCCACTCATGCCCCACTGCGATCGCATACTCCGAAGGATCGTAGCCGGCGAGGTCATTCGTGATCAGCACTACGATCTGGTTGGACGTGGAATCGTCAAAAGCAACCAGGCTGTTCTCAAGTGACTGTGCCTGTGCCTGCGTTAATGTACCGGTAAAATCATTGACCAGATGTGGCGGATCAGGACGTGGCGGGATACCTTTTTTGCCACCGGCTGAAACGGAAAGAAAAAATGCAATGAGGAGAGAAAGAAAGACGTATTTCTTCATGTCGTCCCTCCGTAAGATATGTCATCCGGCAGTTCATTCACATCATCTTCCTGTACCGGAAAATGTTTTCTCAACTGCTCCCCGGCCATGCCAATGCCTTCGGTGATGCCCTGCGCATAACGGTTCTCTTTGAAATGCGCCAGCATATGCTCTTTGATGTTATCCCAGAAATCCGGCGGCACGATATCGTTGATGCCCTTGTCACCCAGGATGGCAAACTTGTGATCTTTCACGGCTACGTAAAACAGAACGCCATTCCGTAAGGCGGACGCATCCATGTCCAGCTTGTGAAACACCACCGCCGCCCGGTTAAGCACATCTGCCTTACAATGATTCTCGAGGTGCAGACGTATTTCTCCGGACGTACGGTTTTCAGCGTCACGTATGGCTCTCAGTATGCCGTCCTTTTCCTGTTGGGTGAGAAAGTCGCGGATGTCCATATTTAGAATTTCACTTCCGGCGCTTTGGCGCTGGTTGGCTCTGCTTCAAAGGGTGTCATCACTTCAAACTCACCGTCGGAGGATGCCCAGCCGATGAATATGTTGTTCGGGAATTTACGCAGATAGGTGTTGTAAACTTTTACCTCTTCGTTGAAGCGTTCACGCGCCACAGCGATCCGGTTTTCCGTTCCTTCGAGTTGAG from Flavobacteriales bacterium encodes the following:
- a CDS encoding SpoIIE family protein phosphatase, producing the protein MTCFIVSVKSIIRPLLLFFLLPITGWGINISGAFTSRAVEGKDIRYLMDEDRKFTADSLPWGDFKPYEKTIPNFGFYDGAVWIRIRVTSRTPRELILELKNPNLDLVERYEFYKGKPVLMESTGDYFPFSHRPVDHRFYQFSIWSPTDILLRIDNHGDQFYLPMALWTKTSVAKRDYDEQYIFGIYYGIVFFVFLLNLFIYLIIRERANLYYLLYLLGLVFLQMGLGGHGFQYLWPDHPYVANHSLPFLASLTVFFLIRFTQWFLNTASVMPGADRFFRWVGVLVLLNALLACVNVQAAYQASILAINILTFLLNIAIIPTAIVAVRRKFKAARFFLIAFIALIISVFAFILRNFGAAPSHFLTDYSLQIGSSIEVVLLSFAIVDKFKMFKDEAVQRLEEMNALKSQQNIRLEEQVRERTSEIASQKSEIEFKNKEILDSIAYARRIQQAILPPSKQMRALLPQSFVMYLPKDIVAGDFYWVEESGDHLLFAAADCTGHGVPGAMVSVVCNNALNRAVREFGMTDPGQVLDKVTDLVIDTFARSEDEVRDGMDIALCAWDKKKRVLSFAGANNPLYLVNENGLKEIKGDRQPVGKYADRKPFTTHSFTPEKGDHVYIFTDGFPDQFGGPKGKKFKYTPFKELLIQVSRLPINEQLQTLEKTFVNWKGSMEQVDDVCGIGVKFVE
- a CDS encoding DUF2279 domain-containing protein, whose product is MKPIRVLFVICALLVIQPVSAATWPSDSIVAQDTVRVNYIRFGGVCVAAASTLGASYIHLQNTWWKETQQGFHFDTGADLKYAVNLDKFGHFFGGVIASDIYSRSLKWCHFSERKCLWYGAGFGVFVQMAIEVKDAFAPRWGFSYWDVISGSVGSLYPVGQHYFPFLAATQPKLSYYKRTNRYFDTVNPHARKNAWNDDYINQTYWLSFRLKDYFGEDRMKWWPAFLGIAAGVGVDEEVDGKGAGNIETYLALDYDLPSLFPKERKVWRTIAHFVNYIKLPAPTLRFTPEFKAYGAFM
- a CDS encoding TPM domain-containing protein, with translation MKKYVFLSLLIAFFLSVSAGGKKGIPPRPDPPHLVNDFTGTLTQAQAQSLENSLVAFDDSTSNQIVVLITNDLAGYDPSEYAIAVGHEWGVGQKEFDNGIVVLVSPRERKMFIATGYGLEGAIPDAICKRIIERTMIPKFKAEDYYGGIVDGVEVLKQLAAGEITAAQYGNRKQKSWLDKRELIFGFLGIFMVILLSSVGSIWRARHYSRINDIPFWTAFWLLNSSGRHSGGGFGGGSGFGGGGGGFGGFGGGGFGGGGAGGSW
- a CDS encoding TPM domain-containing protein, whose product is MDIRDFLTQQEKDGILRAIRDAENRTSGEIRLHLENHCKADVLNRAAVVFHKLDMDASALRNGVLFYVAVKDHKFAILGDKGINDIVPPDFWDNIKEHMLAHFKENRYAQGITEGIGMAGEQLRKHFPVQEDDVNELPDDISYGGTT